In Ruminococcaceae bacterium BL-4, one DNA window encodes the following:
- a CDS encoding Glycosyl transferase GT2 family: MDQIAVLIPCYNEEKTIGKVIADTKAVLPSATVYVYNNNSQDRTVEIAKLAGAIVRNEYMQGKGNVIRRMFREIDAKCYIMVDGDDTYPIDAVPEMADKVLHHNADMVVGDRLSSTYFTENKRPFHNFGNSLVRKSINKLFSCDVKDIMTGFRAFSYDFVKTFPVLSKGFEIETEMTIHAVYNNMQIDNVVIEYRNRPEGSISKLNTYSDGFKVLKTIFNLYKNYKPLGFFGIFAAILAVVSTLNVIPVLTDYVKTGLVAKFPTLITCGFIAIAAFLSFFSGLILSNMEKNAKRTFEILRNIIHKNKN; encoded by the coding sequence ATGGATCAAATTGCAGTCTTAATTCCCTGTTACAACGAGGAGAAAACGATAGGAAAAGTAATAGCAGACACAAAAGCCGTTTTGCCATCAGCAACAGTATACGTTTATAACAATAATTCACAGGATCGAACTGTTGAAATTGCTAAACTAGCAGGTGCTATTGTACGAAATGAATACATGCAAGGTAAAGGGAATGTAATCCGACGTATGTTTCGAGAAATTGACGCAAAGTGCTATATCATGGTAGACGGAGATGATACTTATCCTATAGACGCTGTTCCAGAAATGGCAGACAAAGTTCTTCACCATAATGCAGATATGGTGGTAGGAGATCGGTTATCCTCCACATACTTCACAGAAAACAAGCGTCCATTTCATAATTTTGGTAACTCATTAGTTCGAAAGAGTATTAACAAATTATTTAGTTGCGATGTAAAAGATATTATGACCGGATTCCGTGCGTTCAGTTATGATTTTGTAAAGACGTTTCCAGTCCTGTCAAAAGGATTTGAAATTGAAACTGAGATGACGATTCATGCGGTTTATAATAATATGCAGATCGATAACGTGGTTATTGAATATCGCAATCGTCCGGAAGGAAGCATATCGAAACTAAACACTTACTCGGACGGTTTTAAGGTACTCAAGACTATTTTCAATCTGTATAAAAATTATAAACCATTGGGATTTTTCGGTATATTTGCAGCAATATTAGCTGTGGTATCAACATTGAACGTTATACCGGTTTTAACAGATTATGTTAAGACGGGTCTCGTAGCAAAATTTCCTACATTAATTACATGTGGATTTATCGCAATAGCAGCGTTTTTATCATTCTTCTCTGGATTAATTCTGTCAAATATGGAAAAAAATGCCAAGCGAACATTTGAGATTTTACGAAATATCATTCATAAAAATAAGAATTAA